A region of Vigna radiata var. radiata cultivar VC1973A chromosome 10, Vradiata_ver6, whole genome shotgun sequence DNA encodes the following proteins:
- the LOC106775185 gene encoding altered inheritance of mitochondria protein 32, which produces MGSSSNDSSSDFFYRRHVFLCYKNPAVWPPRIEAAEFDRLPRLLHAAINARKPHIKKETCLTICEGHDGTETSNGDVLIFPDMIRYRRLTHFDVETFVEEVIVKEGEWLPGNPESLKASYVFVCSHGSRDRRCGVFGPVLVSRFREEIGLHGLQGNVLVSSCSHIGGNKYAGNVIIIGSSINGEVTGHLYGYVTPDDVPLLFRQHIIAGEIFDSLWRGQIGLSEDEQKKKQEQRLQLNGARNLEGSTVAGSSRCQTDGESCCQDNEDSCCCQNDVLEESREVSGDHKSKENLNVLRRINKGKGVSHKFSSMPTWLDSWEQEDTYAALAVVCAAVSVAIAYSCYKQ; this is translated from the exons ATGGGTAGCAGCAGCAACGACTCCTCGTCGGATTTCTTCTACCGCCGGCACGTGTTCCTGTGCTACAAGAACCCCGCCGTGTGGCCACCGCGCATTGAGGCTGCAGAGTTTGATCGCTTGCCCAGACTGCTCCACGCGGCCATTAATGCAAGAAAGCCTCATATTAAGAAAGAG ACCTGCTTAACAATATGTGAGGGGCATGATGGGACTGAAACATCAAATGGAGATGTGTTAATCTTTCCTGACATGATCAGATATAG GAGATTAACCCATTTTGATGTTGAGACATTTGTTGAAGAAGTTATTGTCAAGGAAGGAGAATGGCTTCCTGGAAATCCTGAATCCTTAAAAGCTTCATACGTTTTCGTCTGCTCTCATGGATCACGCGATCGTAGATGTGGGGTTTTTGGGCCTGTCTTGGTCAGTAGATTCAGGGAAGAGATAGGGTTACATGGACTCCAAGGCAACGTGTTGGTTAGCTCCTGCTCTCACATTGGGGGCAACAAGTATGCAGGAAATGTCATTATAATCGGATCGAGCATCAACGGCGAAGTCACGGGCCACTT GTATGGATATGTTACTCCAGATGATGTGCCTTTATTGTTTCGCCAGCATATCATTGCAGGGGAGATTTTTGACTCACTATGGAG GGGTCAAATAGGTTTATCAGAAGATGAacagaagaaaaagcaagagcAAAGGCTTCAGCTGAATGGTGCAAGAAATTTAGAAGGAAGCACAGTGGCCGGCAGCAGCCGCTGTCAAACAGATGGAGAGAGCTGTTGCCAGGACAATGAAGACTCATGTTGCTGTCAGAATGATGTATTAGAGGAAAGTAGAGAGGTTTCAGGTGATCATAAGAGCAAGGAGAATCTGAATGTGCTTCGTCGGATCAACAAGGGCAAAGGAGTGTCTCACAAGTTCAGTTCCATGCCGACATGGCTTGACAGCTGGGAGCAAGAGGATACTTATGCTGCTCTTGCTGTTGTCTGTGCCGCGGTGTCGGTCGCCATAGCCTATAGCTGCTACAAGCAGTGA
- the LOC106774512 gene encoding ER membrane protein complex subunit 3 yields the protein MAEDLVLDTAIRDWVLIPLSVVMVLIGVLRYFVSKLMHSSQTPDAKIVKEGQVIVRARSLRAGANFIPSKAFRARKIYFCNEENGLLFVPKGQGQNPQAQMFSDPNMAMDMMKKNLSMIIPQTLTFAWVNFFFSGFVAAKIPFPLTQRFRSMLQNGIDLSTVDVSYVSSRSWYFLNLFGLRGLFSLILGEENAVDDTQRMMQMGGFGFDPSKGLSAEKDNLDITQHDWALPNFEHRAEAVLRKAIS from the exons ATGGCTGAAGATCTGGTGCTGGATACTGCAATCAGAGACTGGGTGTTGATCCCTCTCTCTGTGGTTATGGTTCTCATTGGTGTGCTGCGCTATTTCGTTTCTAAGCTTATGCACTCTTCACAAACCCCAGATGCTAAAATTGTTAAGGAGGG GCAAGTGATCGTTAGAGCTCGCAGTTTACGTGCTGGAGCGAATTTTATTCCTTCCAAGGCTTTTCGCGCACGCAAGATTTATTTCTGTAACGAG GAAAATGGTCTGTTGTTTGTTCCAAAGGGCCAGGGCCAGAATCCACAAGCACAGATGTTCTCTGATCCTAACATGGCCATGGATATGATGAAGAAAAACCTTTCAATGATTATTCCCCAG ACTCTTACGTTTGCTTGGGTGAACTTCTTCTTTTCTGGATTCGTAGCAG CCAAGATACCCTTTCCTTTGACACAGAGGTTTAGGTCGATGTTACAGAATGGAATAGACCTTAGCACAGTAGATGTCAGCTATGTTAGCAGTCGCTCTTG GTACTTCCTCAATTTGTTTGGACTAAGAGGATTGTTTAGTCTCATCTTGGGTGAAGAAAATG CTGTAGATGATACACAACGTATGATGCAAATGGGTGGATTTGGATTTGATCCTTCAAAG GGTCTGAGTGCTGAGAAAGACAATCTCGACATAACACAGCATGACTGGGCCTTACCGAATTTTGAGCATCGTGCTGAAGCTGTGTTAAGGAAAGCCATCAGTTAA
- the LOC106774465 gene encoding SEC14 cytosolic factor isoform X1 produces the protein MGGGNQEAVKQLQSLMENVDEQLKNTFQNMHQGYPAETLIRFLKARDWHVAKAHKMLSDCLNWRVENEIDKVLTKPIPSDLYRAIRDSQLIGMSGYSKEGLPVIAVGVGLSTYDKASDKYYIQSHIQINEFRDRVILPTATRKHERYIGTCLKVLDMTGLKFSALNQLRLLTAISTIDDLNYPEKTDTYYIVNAPYVFSACWKVVKPLLQERTRRKIQVLQGCGKEELLKVMDYASLPHFCRKEDSKSSKHNASGNIENCFSFNHVFHQQLYNHIKHQAIIMESISPIRQGSFYVDIPEPDPDDAKIAKTIETEFHKLENQKNGFINSRNGVTVNGHRNTSY, from the exons ATGGGTGGTGGAAATCAAGAGGCTGTCAAGCAGTTGCAGTCCCTCATGGAAAATG TGGATGAGCAGCTGAAGAACACATTTCAG AACATGCACCAAGGTTATCCAGCTGAAACATTAATACGGTTTCTCAAAGCAAGGGATTGGCATGTTGCCAAAGCTCATAAAATG TTAAGTGATTGTTTGAACTGGAGAGTGGAAAATGAGATTGACAAAGTTTTAACG AAGCCTATTCCTTCGGATTTGTATAGAGCCATACGGGATTCTCAACTCATAGGAATGTCTGGTTACTCTAAGGAG GGTCTACCGGTCATTGCTGTTGGTGTTGGACTCAGTACATATGATAAAGCTTCT GACAAATACTATATACAATCACACATTCAAATCAATGAATTTAGGGATCGAGTGATCTTG ccAACAGCTACAAGGAAGCATGAACGGTACATTGGCACCTGTTTAAAAGTCTTGGATATGACTGGTTTAAAGTTTTCAGCATTGAACCAATTGAGG TTGTTGACTGCTATATCCACAATAGATGACTTGAACTACCCGGAAAAGACGGACACATACTATATTGTTAATGCACCATATGTATTCTCTGCATGTTGGAAG GTTGTAAAGCCTCTTTTGCAAGAAAGAACAAGGAGGAAAATACAGGTGCTTCAAGGTTGCGGGAAGGAGGAATTACTGAAG GTAATGGACTATGCATCCCTCCCACACTTCTGCAGAAAAGAAGATTCGAAGTCATCCAAACATAATGCATCAGGAAACATTGAAAATTGTTTCTCCTTCAATCATGTTTTCCACCAACAACTCTACAATCACATCAAGCATCAAGCTATCATTATGGAGTCAATCTCACCAATCAGACAAGGGTCCTTCTATGTGGACATTCCAGAGCCAGACCCGGATGATGCCAAAATAGCCAAAACCATAGAAACTGAGTTCCACAAATTAGAGAATCAGAAAAATGGCTTCATCAATTCACGAAATGGCGTTACAGTCAATGGCCATCGAAATACAAGCTACTAA
- the LOC106774465 gene encoding phosphatidylinositol/phosphatidylcholine transfer protein SFH9 isoform X2 produces the protein MGGGNQEAVKQLQSLMENVDEQLKNTFQNMHQGYPAETLIRFLKARDWHVAKAHKMLSDCLNWRVENEIDKVLTKPIPSDLYRAIRDSQLIGMSGYSKEGLPVIAVGVGLSTYDKASDKYYIQSHIQINEFRDRVILLLTAISTIDDLNYPEKTDTYYIVNAPYVFSACWKVVKPLLQERTRRKIQVLQGCGKEELLKVMDYASLPHFCRKEDSKSSKHNASGNIENCFSFNHVFHQQLYNHIKHQAIIMESISPIRQGSFYVDIPEPDPDDAKIAKTIETEFHKLENQKNGFINSRNGVTVNGHRNTSY, from the exons ATGGGTGGTGGAAATCAAGAGGCTGTCAAGCAGTTGCAGTCCCTCATGGAAAATG TGGATGAGCAGCTGAAGAACACATTTCAG AACATGCACCAAGGTTATCCAGCTGAAACATTAATACGGTTTCTCAAAGCAAGGGATTGGCATGTTGCCAAAGCTCATAAAATG TTAAGTGATTGTTTGAACTGGAGAGTGGAAAATGAGATTGACAAAGTTTTAACG AAGCCTATTCCTTCGGATTTGTATAGAGCCATACGGGATTCTCAACTCATAGGAATGTCTGGTTACTCTAAGGAG GGTCTACCGGTCATTGCTGTTGGTGTTGGACTCAGTACATATGATAAAGCTTCT GACAAATACTATATACAATCACACATTCAAATCAATGAATTTAGGGATCGAGTGATCTTG TTGTTGACTGCTATATCCACAATAGATGACTTGAACTACCCGGAAAAGACGGACACATACTATATTGTTAATGCACCATATGTATTCTCTGCATGTTGGAAG GTTGTAAAGCCTCTTTTGCAAGAAAGAACAAGGAGGAAAATACAGGTGCTTCAAGGTTGCGGGAAGGAGGAATTACTGAAG GTAATGGACTATGCATCCCTCCCACACTTCTGCAGAAAAGAAGATTCGAAGTCATCCAAACATAATGCATCAGGAAACATTGAAAATTGTTTCTCCTTCAATCATGTTTTCCACCAACAACTCTACAATCACATCAAGCATCAAGCTATCATTATGGAGTCAATCTCACCAATCAGACAAGGGTCCTTCTATGTGGACATTCCAGAGCCAGACCCGGATGATGCCAAAATAGCCAAAACCATAGAAACTGAGTTCCACAAATTAGAGAATCAGAAAAATGGCTTCATCAATTCACGAAATGGCGTTACAGTCAATGGCCATCGAAATACAAGCTACTAA